Proteins co-encoded in one Papaver somniferum cultivar HN1 chromosome 5, ASM357369v1, whole genome shotgun sequence genomic window:
- the LOC113281013 gene encoding factor of DNA methylation 2-like, which translates to MENLKRKRQRKTKDEVNILKLAFRENPQLNWHKKKGLLQSSLKQLSWNQIASWWRSYSKTRQIRRTTCAVMPLSHGQLRNVSSMDHQVAAFDPETERLKVKLKETENKLQSTMDKLQYTEGLMKDLESDNEFLSNTNSVLVTMERECKAELHEARKKIIQELEGIPPGRLGIGVKRMGELEIEVFVEAFKRKYGPGHGRQAALMCSEWQEYLKDSNWNPYRHIGEGRVVPDENDERLSMLKRDYGRELYNAVAAALMQINEYNPSGRYPISELWNFKDGRKATLGEASDVILKQLKRASRRLRDLQG; encoded by the exons ATggagaatctgaaaagaaaaaggcagagaaaaACCAAAGATGAAGTTAACATCCTAAAGCTTGCATTTAGAG AGAATCCGCAGCTAAACTGGCACAAAAAGAAAGGTCTGCTGCAAAGCAGTCTGAAGCAGCTTAGTTGGAACCAGATTGCTTCATGGTGGAGGAGCTACTCCAAAACCAGACAAATTAGAAGAACCACATGTGCAGTTATGCCGTTATCACATGGGCAACTCAGAAACGTTTCCAGCATG GATCATCAAGTAGCAGCATTTGACCCCGAAACTGAGCGGTTGAAAGTTAAATTAAAGGAAACCGAAAATAAATTGCAAAGTACAATGGATAAGTTACAATATACTGAAGGTCTGATGAAAGATTTGGAATCTGATAATGAGTTTCTTAGTAATACTAACAGCGTTCTAGTGACAATGGAGCGTGAATGCAAAGCTGAGCTACATGAAGCTCGTAAAAAGATTATTCAG GAATTGGAAGGTATACCGCCTGGTCGGTTAGGAATTGGAGTGAAGAGAATGGGGGAGCTTGAAATCGAGGTGTTCGTTGAAGCATTTAAGAGGAAGTATGGACCCGGCCATGGACGCCAAGCTGCTCTGATGTGCTCTGAGTGGCAAGAGTACCTTAAAGATTCAAATTGGAATCCCTACAGACATATTGGCGAGGGACGG GTGGTTCCAGACGAAAATGACGAAAGATTAAGCATGCTGAAAAGAGACTATGGTAGGGAGCTTTACAATGCCGTAGCTGCAGCCCTCATGCAGATCAACGAGTACAACCCGAGTGGGAGGTACCCTATTTCGGAATTGTGGAACTTTAAAGACGGCAGAAAAGCTACGTTGGGTGAAGCCTCCGATGTCATTCTGAAGCAATTGAAAAGAGCTAGTAGAAGACTAAGAGATTTGCAGGGATAG
- the LOC113278784 gene encoding glucose-6-phosphate 1-dehydrogenase, chloroplastic-like: MRGGSVSNRLFNLSIPPNICINVVKSTSCSASSSNGWTRVIVEKPFSRDSESSAALTRGLKEYLVEDQIFRIDHYLGKELVEKLSVLRFSNLIFEPLWSRQSIRNVQFIFSEDFGTEGRGGYFKSYGIIRDIMQNHLLQILALFAMETPVSLDAEDIRNVKVIRSMRPLQLDNVVVGQYKSCTKGGINYPVYTDDETVPKNSITPTFAAAALFIHNARWDGVPFLMKAGKALHTRRAEIRVQFRHVPGNLYKKNFGMDLDRATNELVIRLQPDEAIYLKINKEVPGLGMKLDRSNLNLHYAATYLSKLLKPTDSDIVTNFVTQG; the protein is encoded by the exons ATGAGA GGTGGAAGCGTTTCAAACCGTCTTTTCAATCTATCTATCCCTCCAAATATATGTATAAATGTTGTAAAATCTACAAGCTGCTCAGCATCTTCTTCTAATGGCTGGACTAGGGTCATTGTTGAGAAGCCCTTCAGCCGAGACTCTGAATCCTCTGCTGCTTTAACAAGAGGCTTAAAGGAGTACTTAGTGGAGGATCAAATTTTCAG AATTGACCACTATTTGGGGAAGGAACTAGTGGAAAAGCTTTCTGTTCTTCGTTTCTCCAATCTTATCTTTGAACCTTTATGGTCAAGACAATCCATAAGGAATGTTCAATTTATCTTCTCAGAAGACTTCGGTACTGAAGGACGAGGAGG GTACTTCAAAAGTTATGGTATTATAAGAGACATTATGCAGAACCATCTGCTTCAAATACTAGCCCTTTTCGCCATGGAGACTCCTGTCAGTTTGGATGCTGAAGATATCAGAAAT GTAAAAGTTATACGCTCAATGAGGCCTTTGCAACTTGACAACGTGGTGGTCGGACAGTATAAGAGTTGCACTAAAGGGGGGATTAACTATCCAGTCTACACAGATGACGAGACAGTACCTAAAAATAGCATAACCCCAACATTTGCAGCGGCTGCACTCTTTATACATAATGCCAGATGGGATGGAGTTCCCTTTTTAATGAAAGCTGGGAAAGCCTTACACACTAGAAG AGCTGAGATCAGAGTACAGTTCAGGCATGTTCCTGGTAATTTGTACAAGAAGAATTTTGGAATGGATCTGGACCGAGCAACAAATGAACTTGTTATCAGATTACAGCCTGATGAAGCTATTTATTTGAAAATCAACAAAGAAGTCCCTGGTTTGGGCATGAAGTTGGACCGCAGTAATCTGAACCTTCATTATGCAGCAACATACCTATCTAAACTTCTGAAACCAACAGATTCTGACATAGTTACAAACTTTGTAACTCAGGGATGA
- the LOC113278785 gene encoding ribosomal L1 domain-containing protein CG13096-like → MLLLICFRVLSLHWLRTLPYSKEIPDSYERLLLDAIEGERQLFTRSDELDAAWALFTPLLKELEEKKIVPEFGRGKKSNQPLLEDLRTPTPRGKVYCGVDGVNRDNVDNVIQQVNEEIVEEMGSQEHRQGGQGGQGDPTEERGNEGDNDDGAKDEEDGDKNADKDDDELEKDLEEEDDE, encoded by the exons ATGCTACTGTTAATTTGTTTTAGAGTGCTCAGTCTG CATTGGTTAAGAACGTTGCC ATATTCCAAGGAGATTCCAGATTCTTACGAGAGACTGTTACTTGATGCAATTGAAGGAGAACGACAGTTATTCACCAGGAGTGATGAATTGGATGCTGCATGGGCCCTCTTCACACCTCTACTGAAAGAGCTAGAGGAGAAGAAGATAGTCCCCGAGTT tgGTAGAGgcaaaaaatcaaaccaaccttTACTGGAAGATCTGAGAACTCCCACACCTCGAGGCAAAGTATATTGTGGTGTCG ATGGTGttaatagagataatgttgataACGTGatccaacaagttaatgaagagatcgTGGAAGAGATGGGCAGTCAAGAACATCGTCAAGGTGGACAAGGTGGACAAGGTGATCCAACTGAAGAACGAGGAAATGAGGGTGACAATGATGATGGTGCAAAAGATGAGGAAGATGGAGATAAGAATGcagataaggatgatgatgaattAGAGAAGGACTTGGAGGAAGAGGATGACGAATAA